In one Agelaius phoeniceus isolate bAgePho1 chromosome 21, bAgePho1.hap1, whole genome shotgun sequence genomic region, the following are encoded:
- the GOLGA1 gene encoding golgin subfamily A member 1 isoform X3: MFAKLKKKIAEEAAVAPRPGGNARMPRSVSKESITSVGADSGDDFASDGSSSREDLSSQLLRRNEQIRKLEVKLSASMRKFQEQNEAHQASRAKMAEGMALALEKKDKEWMEKLTQVEKEKKMLQTQLQEMREQSLNLFQKRDEIDELEGFQQQEIAKVKHMLLKKEECLSRAEQELEARAQELSRAGAELQEARAEASGLSRDLQDLQQQFLQLQAHRDELMTAETNAENKITALELREQELQTVIQQLSVDLQNARVAGSGCEKRLEMLQVEHESLKVEYEQEKEKMTFELAERDRHTEQLQEKVSSLEKKLERNLSGDEHVQELLKEKAALEQRLEESRQQALTDRTQHSQALNQLETQNKELQEKLRIATETLKKSKETAADQDLKIQKLQTDLEDERKQLQQQILSEKHQYDEKVTGLESQIAALEKAWELEKTTTQHRISQLEKENENLKGSKEECESSLKQQESELNRLKNEMSSRETVSVEIAKALEETRKQREELQQQVSHLNTLIKEKDQLIDEKCDLLLKQKEELNQLSQDHEAVLLQVHQLQLDIEARQSQAVEIEETARKEIDELKLQVQECLLAREHEKNVLELEESTRALSNEHLPSPENSVVEQNGEVAAADVVQLQKDNRELEQQIAEKNKMIKQLQQRMTELKKTLQKELKIRPDSEVPELRANSEVPNASVTVTNNSDLNDSREINFEYLKHVVLKFMSCRESEAFHLIKAVSVLLNFSQEEENMLKETLEYKMSWFGSKPSPKGSIRPSISSPRTLWP, from the exons CCTCCATGAGGAAGTTTCAGGAGCAGAATGAAGCTCATCAGGCCAGTCGAGCCAAGATGGCTGAAGGAATGGCTTTGGCCTTGGAAAAAAAGGACAAG GAGTGGATGGAAAAACTCACTCAAGTTGAAAAG gaaaaaaaaatgcttcaaaCACAGTTACAAGAAATGAGGGAGCAGAGTTTGAACCTTTTCCAAAAACGAGATGAAATCGATGAACTGGAGGgctttcagcagcaggaaattgCCAAAGTTAAACACATG CTTTTGAAAAAGGAAGAGTGTCTGAGCAGGgcggagcaggagctggaggcgcGAGCGCAGGAGCTGAGCCGGGCGGGAGCGGAGCTGCAGGAGGCCAGGGCCGAGGCCtcggggctgagcagggacctCCAGGACTTGCAGCAGCagttcctgcagctgcaggctcACAG AGATGAACTAATGACAGCTGAGACAAATGCAGAAAATAAGATCACTGCTCTGGAGTTAAGAGAACAGGAGCTACAAACTGTCATTCAGCAGCTTTCTGTAGACTTGCAAAAT GCTCGAGTGGCTGGTTCTGGTTGTGAGAAGAGACTGGAAATGTTACAAGTGGAGCATGAATCTCTGAAGGTGGAATAtgagcaggagaaggaaaag ATGACTTTTGAACTTGCTGAGAGAGATAGACATACTgaacagctgcaggaaaaggtgTCTTCCCTGGAAAAAAAGCTAGAAAGGAATCTCTCAGGAGATGAAcatgtgcaggagctgctcaaaGAG AAAGCTGCTCTtgagcagaggctggaggagagcaggcagcaggcaCTGACAgacaggacacagcacagccaggctctgaACCAGCTGGAAACACAG AATAAAGAACTGCAAGAGAAACTACGGATTGCaacagaaacactgaaaaagagcaaagaaacaGCTGCAGACCAGGATCTGAAGATCCAGAAGCTG CAAACTGATCTAGAGGATGAAAGAAAACAACTGCAGCAACAGATTTTAAGTGAAAAACATCAGTATGATGAGAAAGTTACTGGGCTGGAGTCTCAGATTGCTGCTCTTGAAAAAGCTTGGGAATTGGAGAAAACAACAACTCAGCACAGGATT AGCCagttggaaaaggaaaatgaaaacctcaagGGAAGCAAAGAAGAGTGTGAGAGTTCATTAAAACAACAAGAGTCTGAACTGAACAGGCTAAAG AATGAGATGAGCAGCAGAGAAACTGTCAGTGTGGAAATTGCCAAAGCATTGGAAGAAACAAGGAAACAGAGAGAGGAATTACAACAGCAG GTTTCACATCTGAATACCCTAATAAAGGAGAAAGACCAGCTGATTGATGAAAAATGTGATCTGCTGCTAAAACAGAAGGAAGAACTGAACCAACTCAGTCAAG ACCATGAAGCTGTCTTGCTGCAGGTGCATCAGCTACAGCTGGACATAGAAGCAAGGCAGAGCCAAGCAGTGGAGATAGAGgaaacagcaagaaaagaaattgATGAGCTGAAGCTGCAGGTACAGGAGTGCCTGTTGGCCAGAGAGCATGAGAAAAAT GTTTTAGAACTGGAGGAATCGACGAGGGCCTTGAGCAATGAGCATTTGCCTTCTCCAGAAAACTCTGTGGTGGAACAGAATGGAGAGGTGGCAGCTGCAGATGTTGTTCAACTTCAGAAGGATAACAGAGAGCTGGAACAGCAAATTGCTGAGAAAAACAAG ATGATAAAGCAACTTCAGCAAAGAATGACAGAACTCAAGAAAACTCTCCAGAAAGAGCTG aaaataaGGCCTGACAGTGAGGTACCTGAGCTACGTGCAAACTCTGAAGTGCCTAATGCTTCTGTGACTGTCACCAACAACTCTGACTTGAACGACTCCAGGGAGATAAACTTCGAGTACCTTAAACATGTTGTACTAAAGTTCATGTCCTGCAGGGAGTCTGAG GCATTCCATCTCATTAAAGCTGTGTCTGTGTTACTGAATTTTTcacaagaggaagaaaacatgCTCAAAGAAACTCTGGAGTACAAG ATGTCCTGGTTTGGGTCAAAGCCATCCCCCAAAGGCAGCATCCGCCCGTCTATCTCGAGCCCAAGGACTCTGTGGCCTTAA
- the GOLGA1 gene encoding golgin subfamily A member 1 isoform X2, whose translation MFAKLKKKIAEEAAVAPRPGGNARMPRSVSKESITSVGADSGDDFASDGSSSREDLSSQLLRRNEQIRKLEVKLSDYADQIRNLQKIKEKLENALEKHQDSSMRKFQEQNEAHQASRAKMAEGMALALEKKDKEWMEKLTQVEKEKKMLQTQLQEMREQSLNLFQKRDEIDELEGFQQQEIAKVKHMEECLSRAEQELEARAQELSRAGAELQEARAEASGLSRDLQDLQQQFLQLQAHRDELMTAETNAENKITALELREQELQTVIQQLSVDLQNARVAGSGCEKRLEMLQVEHESLKVEYEQEKEKMTFELAERDRHTEQLQEKVSSLEKKLERNLSGDEHVQELLKEKAALEQRLEESRQQALTDRTQHSQALNQLETQNKELQEKLRIATETLKKSKETAADQDLKIQKLQTDLEDERKQLQQQILSEKHQYDEKVTGLESQIAALEKAWELEKTTTQHRISQLEKENENLKGSKEECESSLKQQESELNRLKNEMSSRETVSVEIAKALEETRKQREELQQQVSHLNTLIKEKDQLIDEKCDLLLKQKEELNQLSQDHEAVLLQVHQLQLDIEARQSQAVEIEETARKEIDELKLQVQECLLAREHEKNVLELEESTRALSNEHLPSPENSVVEQNGEVAAADVVQLQKDNRELEQQIAEKNKMIKQLQQRMTELKKTLQKELKIRPDSEVPELRANSEVPNASVTVTNNSDLNDSREINFEYLKHVVLKFMSCRESEAFHLIKAVSVLLNFSQEEENMLKETLEYKMSWFGSKPSPKGSIRPSISSPRTLWP comes from the exons ATTATGCTGATCAGATCCGAAATCTGCAGAAGATAAAAGAGAAGCTTGAAAATGCATTAGAAAAGCATCAGGATT CCTCCATGAGGAAGTTTCAGGAGCAGAATGAAGCTCATCAGGCCAGTCGAGCCAAGATGGCTGAAGGAATGGCTTTGGCCTTGGAAAAAAAGGACAAG GAGTGGATGGAAAAACTCACTCAAGTTGAAAAG gaaaaaaaaatgcttcaaaCACAGTTACAAGAAATGAGGGAGCAGAGTTTGAACCTTTTCCAAAAACGAGATGAAATCGATGAACTGGAGGgctttcagcagcaggaaattgCCAAAGTTAAACACATG GAAGAGTGTCTGAGCAGGgcggagcaggagctggaggcgcGAGCGCAGGAGCTGAGCCGGGCGGGAGCGGAGCTGCAGGAGGCCAGGGCCGAGGCCtcggggctgagcagggacctCCAGGACTTGCAGCAGCagttcctgcagctgcaggctcACAG AGATGAACTAATGACAGCTGAGACAAATGCAGAAAATAAGATCACTGCTCTGGAGTTAAGAGAACAGGAGCTACAAACTGTCATTCAGCAGCTTTCTGTAGACTTGCAAAAT GCTCGAGTGGCTGGTTCTGGTTGTGAGAAGAGACTGGAAATGTTACAAGTGGAGCATGAATCTCTGAAGGTGGAATAtgagcaggagaaggaaaag ATGACTTTTGAACTTGCTGAGAGAGATAGACATACTgaacagctgcaggaaaaggtgTCTTCCCTGGAAAAAAAGCTAGAAAGGAATCTCTCAGGAGATGAAcatgtgcaggagctgctcaaaGAG AAAGCTGCTCTtgagcagaggctggaggagagcaggcagcaggcaCTGACAgacaggacacagcacagccaggctctgaACCAGCTGGAAACACAG AATAAAGAACTGCAAGAGAAACTACGGATTGCaacagaaacactgaaaaagagcaaagaaacaGCTGCAGACCAGGATCTGAAGATCCAGAAGCTG CAAACTGATCTAGAGGATGAAAGAAAACAACTGCAGCAACAGATTTTAAGTGAAAAACATCAGTATGATGAGAAAGTTACTGGGCTGGAGTCTCAGATTGCTGCTCTTGAAAAAGCTTGGGAATTGGAGAAAACAACAACTCAGCACAGGATT AGCCagttggaaaaggaaaatgaaaacctcaagGGAAGCAAAGAAGAGTGTGAGAGTTCATTAAAACAACAAGAGTCTGAACTGAACAGGCTAAAG AATGAGATGAGCAGCAGAGAAACTGTCAGTGTGGAAATTGCCAAAGCATTGGAAGAAACAAGGAAACAGAGAGAGGAATTACAACAGCAG GTTTCACATCTGAATACCCTAATAAAGGAGAAAGACCAGCTGATTGATGAAAAATGTGATCTGCTGCTAAAACAGAAGGAAGAACTGAACCAACTCAGTCAAG ACCATGAAGCTGTCTTGCTGCAGGTGCATCAGCTACAGCTGGACATAGAAGCAAGGCAGAGCCAAGCAGTGGAGATAGAGgaaacagcaagaaaagaaattgATGAGCTGAAGCTGCAGGTACAGGAGTGCCTGTTGGCCAGAGAGCATGAGAAAAAT GTTTTAGAACTGGAGGAATCGACGAGGGCCTTGAGCAATGAGCATTTGCCTTCTCCAGAAAACTCTGTGGTGGAACAGAATGGAGAGGTGGCAGCTGCAGATGTTGTTCAACTTCAGAAGGATAACAGAGAGCTGGAACAGCAAATTGCTGAGAAAAACAAG ATGATAAAGCAACTTCAGCAAAGAATGACAGAACTCAAGAAAACTCTCCAGAAAGAGCTG aaaataaGGCCTGACAGTGAGGTACCTGAGCTACGTGCAAACTCTGAAGTGCCTAATGCTTCTGTGACTGTCACCAACAACTCTGACTTGAACGACTCCAGGGAGATAAACTTCGAGTACCTTAAACATGTTGTACTAAAGTTCATGTCCTGCAGGGAGTCTGAG GCATTCCATCTCATTAAAGCTGTGTCTGTGTTACTGAATTTTTcacaagaggaagaaaacatgCTCAAAGAAACTCTGGAGTACAAG ATGTCCTGGTTTGGGTCAAAGCCATCCCCCAAAGGCAGCATCCGCCCGTCTATCTCGAGCCCAAGGACTCTGTGGCCTTAA
- the ARPC5L gene encoding LOW QUALITY PROTEIN: actin-related protein 2/3 complex subunit 5-like protein (The sequence of the model RefSeq protein was modified relative to this genomic sequence to represent the inferred CDS: substituted 1 base at 1 genomic stop codon), with translation MARSTLSSRFRRLDIDQYDENRFVEEPEEAAAAEPDASPEVEALLRQYPLGRGGRGVPGSGRDRRSGRGRPGAALRVPQVPVXVLDRRRTGEALRAFHTAIRSSPGNTRSQAMKEQAQGTMLKVLTSFKSSEIEQAVNSLDRNGVDLLMKYIYKGFEKPTENSSAILLQWHEKALAVGGLGSIIRVLTARKTV, from the exons ATGGCGCGGAGCACGCTCTCGTCCCGCTTCCGCCGCCTCGACATCGACCAGTACGACGAGAACCGCTTCGTGGAGGAGCccgaggaggcggcggcggccgagCCCGATGCCAGCCCCGAGGTGGAAGCGCTGCTCAGGCAATATCCTTTgggccgggggggccggggAGTCCCGGGCAGCGGCCGCGATCGCCGCtcgggccggggccgcccgggAGCCGCGCTGCGCGTCCCGCAGGTCCCGGTTTAAGTCCTTGACCGCCGCCGCACAGGCGAGGCGCTGCGGGCCTTCCACACGGCCATCCGCAGCTCCCCGGGCAACACCAGGAGCCAGGCGATGAAG GAGCAGGCCCAGGGAACGATGCTGAAAGTCCTCACATCTTTTAAAAGCAGTGAAATAGAACAAGCGGTGAATTCCTTAGACAGAAACGGTGTTGATTTGTTAATGAAGTACATTTATAAAGGATTTGAAAAGCCAACAGAAAACAGCAGTGCAATATTACTTCAGTGGCATGAAAAG GCACTGGCAGTAGGAGGCCTGGGCTCCATAATAAGAGTTCTCACAGCAAGAAAGACTGTGTAA
- the PPP6C gene encoding LOW QUALITY PROTEIN: serine/threonine-protein phosphatase 6 catalytic subunit (The sequence of the model RefSeq protein was modified relative to this genomic sequence to represent the inferred CDS: deleted 1 base in 1 codon) gives MAPLDLDKYVEIARLCKYLPENDLKVRPRRRGRDRPGRAGAGWALPGGPERAAPVVPALTPTLLRSVPQRLCDYVCDLLLEESNVQPVSTPVTVCGDIHGQFYDLCELFRTGGQVPDTNYIFMGDFVDRGYYSLETFTYLLALKAKWPDRITLLRGNHESRQITQVYGFYDECQTKYGNANAWRYCTKVFDMLTIAALIDEQILCVHGGLSPDIKTLDQIRTIERNQEIPHKGAFCDLVWSDPEDVDTWAISPRGAGWLFGAKVTNEFVHINNLKLICRAHQLVHEGYKFMFDEKLVTVWSAPNYCYRCGNIASIMVFKDVNTREPKLFRAVPDSERVIPPRTTTPYFL, from the exons ATGGCGCCGCTGGACCTGGACAAGTACGTGGAGATCGCGCGGCTCTGCAAGTACCTGCCCGAGAACGACCTCAAGGTgcggccgcggcggcggggccgggaccggccggggcgggccggggcc gggtgGGCGCTGCCGGGCGGGCCGGAGCGGGCGGCGCCGGTGGTCCCGGCGCTGACCCCGACCCTGCTCCGCTCCGTCCCGCAGCGCCTCTGTGACTATGTCTGTgacctgctgctggaggagtcCAACGTCCAGCCCGTCTCTACGCCCGTCACCGTCTGCGGGGACATCCACGGGCAG TTCTATGACCTGTGCGAGCTGTTCCGGACCGGCGGGCAGGTCCCCGACACCAACTACATCTTTATG GGGGACTTTGTAGACCGAGGGTATTACAGCCTCGAGACATTCACGTACCTCCTTGCACTAAAAGCCAAGTGGCCTGACCGTATCACGCTGCTGCGAGGCAACCACGAGAGCAGGCAGATCACCCAGGTGTACGGGTTCTACG ACGAGTGCCAAACCAAATACGGGAACGCGAACGCCTGGAGATACTGCACCAAAGTCTTTGACATGCTCACAATAGCAGCT TTAATAGACGAGCAGATCCTGTGTGTGCACGGGGGCCTCTCCCCAGACATCAAGACCCTGGACCAGATCCGGACCATTGAGCGCAACCAGGAGATCCCTCACAAAGGCGCCTTCTGCGACCTGGTGTGGTCAGACCCCGAGGACGTGGACACGTGGGCCATCAGCCCCCGTGGGGCGGGCTGGCTCTTCGGGGCCAAGGTCACCAATGAG TTTGTTCACATCAACAACCTGAAGCTGATCTGCAGAGCACACCAGCTCGTCCACGAAGGATACAAATTCATGTTTGATGAGAAGTTGGTAACGGTATGGTCAGCTCCCAACTACTGCTACCGCTGCGGGAACATCGCGTCCATCATGGTCTTTAAAGATGTAAATACAAGAGAACCAAAGTTATTCCGCGCAGTTCCAGACTCAGAGCGTGTCATTCCTCCCAGGACAACCACGCCGTACTTCCTCTGA
- the GOLGA1 gene encoding golgin subfamily A member 1 isoform X1: MFAKLKKKIAEEAAVAPRPGGNARMPRSVSKESITSVGADSGDDFASDGSSSREDLSSQLLRRNEQIRKLEVKLSDYADQIRNLQKIKEKLENALEKHQDSSMRKFQEQNEAHQASRAKMAEGMALALEKKDKEWMEKLTQVEKEKKMLQTQLQEMREQSLNLFQKRDEIDELEGFQQQEIAKVKHMLLKKEECLSRAEQELEARAQELSRAGAELQEARAEASGLSRDLQDLQQQFLQLQAHRDELMTAETNAENKITALELREQELQTVIQQLSVDLQNARVAGSGCEKRLEMLQVEHESLKVEYEQEKEKMTFELAERDRHTEQLQEKVSSLEKKLERNLSGDEHVQELLKEKAALEQRLEESRQQALTDRTQHSQALNQLETQNKELQEKLRIATETLKKSKETAADQDLKIQKLQTDLEDERKQLQQQILSEKHQYDEKVTGLESQIAALEKAWELEKTTTQHRISQLEKENENLKGSKEECESSLKQQESELNRLKNEMSSRETVSVEIAKALEETRKQREELQQQVSHLNTLIKEKDQLIDEKCDLLLKQKEELNQLSQDHEAVLLQVHQLQLDIEARQSQAVEIEETARKEIDELKLQVQECLLAREHEKNVLELEESTRALSNEHLPSPENSVVEQNGEVAAADVVQLQKDNRELEQQIAEKNKMIKQLQQRMTELKKTLQKELKIRPDSEVPELRANSEVPNASVTVTNNSDLNDSREINFEYLKHVVLKFMSCRESEAFHLIKAVSVLLNFSQEEENMLKETLEYKMSWFGSKPSPKGSIRPSISSPRTLWP, encoded by the exons ATTATGCTGATCAGATCCGAAATCTGCAGAAGATAAAAGAGAAGCTTGAAAATGCATTAGAAAAGCATCAGGATT CCTCCATGAGGAAGTTTCAGGAGCAGAATGAAGCTCATCAGGCCAGTCGAGCCAAGATGGCTGAAGGAATGGCTTTGGCCTTGGAAAAAAAGGACAAG GAGTGGATGGAAAAACTCACTCAAGTTGAAAAG gaaaaaaaaatgcttcaaaCACAGTTACAAGAAATGAGGGAGCAGAGTTTGAACCTTTTCCAAAAACGAGATGAAATCGATGAACTGGAGGgctttcagcagcaggaaattgCCAAAGTTAAACACATG CTTTTGAAAAAGGAAGAGTGTCTGAGCAGGgcggagcaggagctggaggcgcGAGCGCAGGAGCTGAGCCGGGCGGGAGCGGAGCTGCAGGAGGCCAGGGCCGAGGCCtcggggctgagcagggacctCCAGGACTTGCAGCAGCagttcctgcagctgcaggctcACAG AGATGAACTAATGACAGCTGAGACAAATGCAGAAAATAAGATCACTGCTCTGGAGTTAAGAGAACAGGAGCTACAAACTGTCATTCAGCAGCTTTCTGTAGACTTGCAAAAT GCTCGAGTGGCTGGTTCTGGTTGTGAGAAGAGACTGGAAATGTTACAAGTGGAGCATGAATCTCTGAAGGTGGAATAtgagcaggagaaggaaaag ATGACTTTTGAACTTGCTGAGAGAGATAGACATACTgaacagctgcaggaaaaggtgTCTTCCCTGGAAAAAAAGCTAGAAAGGAATCTCTCAGGAGATGAAcatgtgcaggagctgctcaaaGAG AAAGCTGCTCTtgagcagaggctggaggagagcaggcagcaggcaCTGACAgacaggacacagcacagccaggctctgaACCAGCTGGAAACACAG AATAAAGAACTGCAAGAGAAACTACGGATTGCaacagaaacactgaaaaagagcaaagaaacaGCTGCAGACCAGGATCTGAAGATCCAGAAGCTG CAAACTGATCTAGAGGATGAAAGAAAACAACTGCAGCAACAGATTTTAAGTGAAAAACATCAGTATGATGAGAAAGTTACTGGGCTGGAGTCTCAGATTGCTGCTCTTGAAAAAGCTTGGGAATTGGAGAAAACAACAACTCAGCACAGGATT AGCCagttggaaaaggaaaatgaaaacctcaagGGAAGCAAAGAAGAGTGTGAGAGTTCATTAAAACAACAAGAGTCTGAACTGAACAGGCTAAAG AATGAGATGAGCAGCAGAGAAACTGTCAGTGTGGAAATTGCCAAAGCATTGGAAGAAACAAGGAAACAGAGAGAGGAATTACAACAGCAG GTTTCACATCTGAATACCCTAATAAAGGAGAAAGACCAGCTGATTGATGAAAAATGTGATCTGCTGCTAAAACAGAAGGAAGAACTGAACCAACTCAGTCAAG ACCATGAAGCTGTCTTGCTGCAGGTGCATCAGCTACAGCTGGACATAGAAGCAAGGCAGAGCCAAGCAGTGGAGATAGAGgaaacagcaagaaaagaaattgATGAGCTGAAGCTGCAGGTACAGGAGTGCCTGTTGGCCAGAGAGCATGAGAAAAAT GTTTTAGAACTGGAGGAATCGACGAGGGCCTTGAGCAATGAGCATTTGCCTTCTCCAGAAAACTCTGTGGTGGAACAGAATGGAGAGGTGGCAGCTGCAGATGTTGTTCAACTTCAGAAGGATAACAGAGAGCTGGAACAGCAAATTGCTGAGAAAAACAAG ATGATAAAGCAACTTCAGCAAAGAATGACAGAACTCAAGAAAACTCTCCAGAAAGAGCTG aaaataaGGCCTGACAGTGAGGTACCTGAGCTACGTGCAAACTCTGAAGTGCCTAATGCTTCTGTGACTGTCACCAACAACTCTGACTTGAACGACTCCAGGGAGATAAACTTCGAGTACCTTAAACATGTTGTACTAAAGTTCATGTCCTGCAGGGAGTCTGAG GCATTCCATCTCATTAAAGCTGTGTCTGTGTTACTGAATTTTTcacaagaggaagaaaacatgCTCAAAGAAACTCTGGAGTACAAG ATGTCCTGGTTTGGGTCAAAGCCATCCCCCAAAGGCAGCATCCGCCCGTCTATCTCGAGCCCAAGGACTCTGTGGCCTTAA
- the GOLGA1 gene encoding golgin subfamily A member 1 isoform X4, giving the protein MLQTQLQEMREQSLNLFQKRDEIDELEGFQQQEIAKVKHMLLKKEECLSRAEQELEARAQELSRAGAELQEARAEASGLSRDLQDLQQQFLQLQAHRDELMTAETNAENKITALELREQELQTVIQQLSVDLQNARVAGSGCEKRLEMLQVEHESLKVEYEQEKEKMTFELAERDRHTEQLQEKVSSLEKKLERNLSGDEHVQELLKEKAALEQRLEESRQQALTDRTQHSQALNQLETQNKELQEKLRIATETLKKSKETAADQDLKIQKLQTDLEDERKQLQQQILSEKHQYDEKVTGLESQIAALEKAWELEKTTTQHRISQLEKENENLKGSKEECESSLKQQESELNRLKNEMSSRETVSVEIAKALEETRKQREELQQQVSHLNTLIKEKDQLIDEKCDLLLKQKEELNQLSQDHEAVLLQVHQLQLDIEARQSQAVEIEETARKEIDELKLQVQECLLAREHEKNVLELEESTRALSNEHLPSPENSVVEQNGEVAAADVVQLQKDNRELEQQIAEKNKMIKQLQQRMTELKKTLQKELKIRPDSEVPELRANSEVPNASVTVTNNSDLNDSREINFEYLKHVVLKFMSCRESEAFHLIKAVSVLLNFSQEEENMLKETLEYKMSWFGSKPSPKGSIRPSISSPRTLWP; this is encoded by the exons atgcttcaaaCACAGTTACAAGAAATGAGGGAGCAGAGTTTGAACCTTTTCCAAAAACGAGATGAAATCGATGAACTGGAGGgctttcagcagcaggaaattgCCAAAGTTAAACACATG CTTTTGAAAAAGGAAGAGTGTCTGAGCAGGgcggagcaggagctggaggcgcGAGCGCAGGAGCTGAGCCGGGCGGGAGCGGAGCTGCAGGAGGCCAGGGCCGAGGCCtcggggctgagcagggacctCCAGGACTTGCAGCAGCagttcctgcagctgcaggctcACAG AGATGAACTAATGACAGCTGAGACAAATGCAGAAAATAAGATCACTGCTCTGGAGTTAAGAGAACAGGAGCTACAAACTGTCATTCAGCAGCTTTCTGTAGACTTGCAAAAT GCTCGAGTGGCTGGTTCTGGTTGTGAGAAGAGACTGGAAATGTTACAAGTGGAGCATGAATCTCTGAAGGTGGAATAtgagcaggagaaggaaaag ATGACTTTTGAACTTGCTGAGAGAGATAGACATACTgaacagctgcaggaaaaggtgTCTTCCCTGGAAAAAAAGCTAGAAAGGAATCTCTCAGGAGATGAAcatgtgcaggagctgctcaaaGAG AAAGCTGCTCTtgagcagaggctggaggagagcaggcagcaggcaCTGACAgacaggacacagcacagccaggctctgaACCAGCTGGAAACACAG AATAAAGAACTGCAAGAGAAACTACGGATTGCaacagaaacactgaaaaagagcaaagaaacaGCTGCAGACCAGGATCTGAAGATCCAGAAGCTG CAAACTGATCTAGAGGATGAAAGAAAACAACTGCAGCAACAGATTTTAAGTGAAAAACATCAGTATGATGAGAAAGTTACTGGGCTGGAGTCTCAGATTGCTGCTCTTGAAAAAGCTTGGGAATTGGAGAAAACAACAACTCAGCACAGGATT AGCCagttggaaaaggaaaatgaaaacctcaagGGAAGCAAAGAAGAGTGTGAGAGTTCATTAAAACAACAAGAGTCTGAACTGAACAGGCTAAAG AATGAGATGAGCAGCAGAGAAACTGTCAGTGTGGAAATTGCCAAAGCATTGGAAGAAACAAGGAAACAGAGAGAGGAATTACAACAGCAG GTTTCACATCTGAATACCCTAATAAAGGAGAAAGACCAGCTGATTGATGAAAAATGTGATCTGCTGCTAAAACAGAAGGAAGAACTGAACCAACTCAGTCAAG ACCATGAAGCTGTCTTGCTGCAGGTGCATCAGCTACAGCTGGACATAGAAGCAAGGCAGAGCCAAGCAGTGGAGATAGAGgaaacagcaagaaaagaaattgATGAGCTGAAGCTGCAGGTACAGGAGTGCCTGTTGGCCAGAGAGCATGAGAAAAAT GTTTTAGAACTGGAGGAATCGACGAGGGCCTTGAGCAATGAGCATTTGCCTTCTCCAGAAAACTCTGTGGTGGAACAGAATGGAGAGGTGGCAGCTGCAGATGTTGTTCAACTTCAGAAGGATAACAGAGAGCTGGAACAGCAAATTGCTGAGAAAAACAAG ATGATAAAGCAACTTCAGCAAAGAATGACAGAACTCAAGAAAACTCTCCAGAAAGAGCTG aaaataaGGCCTGACAGTGAGGTACCTGAGCTACGTGCAAACTCTGAAGTGCCTAATGCTTCTGTGACTGTCACCAACAACTCTGACTTGAACGACTCCAGGGAGATAAACTTCGAGTACCTTAAACATGTTGTACTAAAGTTCATGTCCTGCAGGGAGTCTGAG GCATTCCATCTCATTAAAGCTGTGTCTGTGTTACTGAATTTTTcacaagaggaagaaaacatgCTCAAAGAAACTCTGGAGTACAAG ATGTCCTGGTTTGGGTCAAAGCCATCCCCCAAAGGCAGCATCCGCCCGTCTATCTCGAGCCCAAGGACTCTGTGGCCTTAA